A single window of Anomaloglossus baeobatrachus isolate aAnoBae1 chromosome 5, aAnoBae1.hap1, whole genome shotgun sequence DNA harbors:
- the LOC142312799 gene encoding LOW QUALITY PROTEIN: zinc finger BED domain-containing protein 5-like (The sequence of the model RefSeq protein was modified relative to this genomic sequence to represent the inferred CDS: inserted 4 bases in 2 codons; deleted 1 base in 1 codon), with protein MRCYGLWSCQEDYKDEFLSIPEDEEDKKRSNRLMTMNRVKKNIKKRKYTEDFLQYGFTSIITAGIEKPQCVVFCEVLLAESMKPNKLKRHFDSKHPLFASKDISYFRSKADGLKKSRFDTGGQYHKHNVAAVEASYLVALRIARAMKPHTIGEDLLLPAAKDIVRVIIGNEYVQKLNAISLSNDTVRRRIEDMSADILDQVIQEVKSAPLPIFSIQLDESTDVANCAQLLVYARYINDGDFKDECLFCKPLETTTTEHDVFDAVGSFLKSHYISWEKVCGVCTDGAPAMLGRRSGFQRLVQNESPKAIGTHXMIHCQILATKTLLQDLQVMKSVITXVNFVKSSALNSRLFCQLCNDLDAPNNALLFHTEVRWLSRGKVLKRVFELREELKRFFNQKARPQFEALFSDITELQRIAYLVDIFVILNDLNLSLQGPNATCLDLSEKMRSFQMKLQLWKDKLDKNKIYMFPTLSAFFEEHDIEPDNTIMMITSVKEHLHMLSEEISLYFPNLSDTPFALARSPFTVKVEDVPETAQEEFIDLINKDAARTDFSTMPLTKFWIKSLQLYPILSESVLRLLLPFPTTYLCETGFSRLLVIKSKYRSRLVVENDLRCALAKTAPRISELVSKKQPQRSH; from the exons ATGCGATGTTATGGATTGTGGAGCTGCCAAGAagattataaagatgaatttctgaGCATTCCTGAGGATGAAGAAGATAAGAAAAGAT caAACCGTCTCATGACAATGAATCGTGTAAAAAAGAATATTAAGAAAAGAAAATACACCGAGGATTTCTTGCAGTATGGTTTTACCTCAATAATTACAGCAGGAATTGAGAAACCACAATGTGTTGTTTTTTGTGAAGTTCTCTTAGCTGAATCTATGAAGCCGAACAAACTAAAACGGCATTTTGATAGCAAGCATCCACTCTTTGCTAGCAAGGATATCAGCTATTTTAGAAGCAAAGCTGATGGACTCAAGAAATCTAGATTTGACACTGGTGGCCAGTACCATAAACACAATGTAGCAGCTGTTGAAGCATCATATTTGGTGGCACTCAGAATTGCCAGAGCTATGAAACCTCACACCATTGGTGAGGATTTACTGTTGCCAGCTGCAAAAGACATAGTTCGAGTGATAATTGGAAATGAATATGTTCAGAAATTGAATGCAATTTCCTTATCTAATGACACTGTCCGCAGAAGAATAGAGGACATGTCTGCTGATATTCTTGATCAGGTGATCCAGGAAGTTAAATCTGCACCACTACCAATATTCAGTATCCAGCTTGACGAATCTACAGACGTGGCAAACTGTGCACAGTTGTTGGTTTACGCAAGGTATATTAATGATGGCGACTTTAAAGATGAGTGTCTTTTTTGCAAACCGCTTGAAACAACAACAACTGAACATGATGTTTTTGATGCAGTTGGTTCTTTTCTAAAATCGCATTACATCTCCTGGGAAAAGGTTTGCGGTGTATGCACAGATGGCGCTCCTGCTATGCTAGGACGTCGCTCAGGATTTCAGCGTTTGGTACAAAATGAATCGCCAAAAGCAATCGGAACACA TATGATACATTGCCAAATATTAGCGACTAAGACACTGCTGCAAGATTTACAAGTAATGAAAAGCGTCATAAC TGTCAATTTTGTTAAGTCGAGCGCCTTAAACAGTCGGCTGTTTTGCCAACTGTGCAACGATCTAGATGCGCCAAACAATGCTCTGTTATTTCACACTGAAGTCAGATGGTTGTCAAGAGGAAAAGTTTTAAAACGTGTCTTTGAGCTTCGTGAGgaactg aaacgtttttttaatcaGAAAGCAAGACCGCAATTCGAAGCACTGTTTAGCGATATAACTGAGCTGCAGAGAATAGCTTACTTGGTGGACATCTTTGTCATCTTGAATGACTTAAATTTATCACTGCAAGGACCAAATGCAACGTGCCTCGATTTGTCTGAAAAAATGAGATCATTCCAAATGAAACTTCAGCTTTGGAAAGATAAATTGGATAAAAATAAAATTTACATGTTTCCTACATTATCTGCCTTCTTTGAGGAACATGACATTGAGCCAGACAACACAATTATGATGATAACTTCTGTGAAAGAACATTTGCACATGCTTTCAGAGGAAATTTCATTATACTTTCCTAATCTATCTGACACCCCATTTGCACTTGCCAGAAGTCCATTCACAGTGAAAGTTGAAGATGTTCCGGAGACAGCGCAAGAAGAGTTCATCGACCTAATTAACAAAGATGCAGCGAGAACAGATTTCTCTACAATGCCACTGACAAAATTCTGGATTAAGAGTTTACAGTTATATCCTATTCTGTCTGAGAGTGTGCTGCGCCTTCTTCTTCCTTTTCCAACAACATATCTTTGCGAAACAGGGTTTTCAAGATTGCTGGTAATCAAGTCTAAATACCGAAGTAGACTTGTTGTGGAAAATGATCTTCGCTGTGCCCTTGCAAAGACTGCCCCAAGAATTTCTGAATTGGTAAGCAAGAAGCAACCACAACGATCTCACTGA